One genomic segment of Oleidesulfovibrio alaskensis DSM 16109 includes these proteins:
- a CDS encoding c-type cytochrome, whose protein sequence is MDSRYGLCVRGGLCRAAVRALLLVAVLCVTPVLAADGKTLYGQHCGVCHSVGGENDIMPLTAHYPLIGMDAKISGFGRLSAAMPPFSGTVEERMLVAAYIVNELHGGAVENIPVKPAELTLEIPPFNPDKDEYVLLAWNNLGMHCISDSYSEWVLLPPANDIWAQLIRRGERPSVVTQGVILSYSVEAGFEKPAERSTFWQYAESLFGVRPPDNVGLSGNGMQGVMKLHADLKSFEAALIPVEPYPAQGGYNPYPVFTVQARDAATGRLLAETKTVAPTSTEMGCRNCHGGPWKHESIAGISQETGRNVLKAHDRLSGSELAALADKGKPQLCQSCHPDPVLNAKGDPALLNLPAAIHGFHANYLTGRGSEACAYCHPNNPQGPTRCLRGVHATAGIGCVKCHGYMEDHAISLLKKEQEAGKAGAARLMEHYGPRMVAGTADVAARTPWLQEPDCATCHKDYRNRPVAEQANAFNVWTAGGAELYRNRPDAMGAVMCIACHNSPHASYPAVNAYGRDRDNIGPMQYQNAPGPVGAGGNCAVCHTRMMQTDAHHMGRTDG, encoded by the coding sequence ATGGACAGCAGATACGGGCTTTGCGTCAGGGGAGGTCTGTGCCGTGCGGCGGTGCGGGCGCTGCTGCTGGTGGCAGTGCTGTGCGTAACGCCGGTGCTGGCGGCGGACGGCAAGACGCTGTACGGGCAGCATTGCGGCGTGTGCCATTCCGTGGGCGGCGAAAATGATATCATGCCGCTCACCGCGCATTATCCGCTTATCGGCATGGATGCCAAAATTTCAGGCTTCGGGCGGTTATCCGCGGCCATGCCGCCTTTTTCCGGTACGGTTGAAGAGCGCATGCTGGTGGCGGCGTATATTGTCAACGAACTGCATGGCGGCGCGGTGGAAAACATTCCTGTGAAGCCTGCGGAACTGACGCTGGAAATACCCCCGTTCAATCCGGACAAGGACGAATATGTTCTGCTGGCCTGGAACAATCTGGGCATGCACTGCATTTCGGACAGCTATTCCGAATGGGTGCTGCTGCCGCCCGCCAATGACATATGGGCGCAGCTCATCAGGCGCGGCGAACGCCCTTCGGTGGTCACGCAGGGCGTGATTCTGAGTTACTCCGTCGAGGCCGGATTTGAAAAACCGGCGGAAAGGTCGACTTTCTGGCAGTATGCCGAAAGTCTTTTCGGGGTGCGGCCGCCGGATAACGTGGGGCTTTCGGGCAACGGCATGCAGGGAGTCATGAAGCTGCATGCGGACCTGAAAAGTTTTGAGGCCGCACTGATTCCTGTGGAACCCTATCCGGCGCAGGGCGGCTACAACCCGTATCCGGTGTTCACCGTGCAGGCGCGTGACGCCGCCACAGGCAGACTGCTGGCGGAAACAAAGACCGTGGCCCCCACCTCCACGGAAATGGGCTGCCGCAACTGCCACGGCGGTCCGTGGAAGCATGAAAGCATCGCGGGCATATCGCAGGAGACCGGCCGCAATGTGCTGAAGGCGCATGACCGGCTGAGCGGCAGTGAACTGGCGGCGCTGGCGGACAAGGGAAAACCGCAGCTGTGCCAGAGCTGCCATCCCGACCCGGTGCTTAATGCCAAAGGCGACCCCGCACTGCTCAATCTGCCTGCGGCCATACATGGTTTTCATGCCAATTATCTCACGGGCCGCGGGTCTGAAGCCTGTGCCTACTGCCATCCCAACAATCCGCAGGGACCCACGCGTTGTCTGCGTGGGGTGCACGCCACAGCCGGTATAGGCTGCGTGAAATGTCACGGCTATATGGAAGACCACGCCATATCGCTGCTTAAAAAAGAGCAGGAAGCAGGCAAGGCCGGTGCGGCGCGGCTGATGGAGCATTACGGTCCCCGTATGGTGGCCGGTACGGCCGATGTGGCGGCCCGCACGCCGTGGCTGCAGGAACCAGACTGCGCCACCTGCCATAAAGATTACCGCAACAGACCCGTGGCTGAGCAGGCCAATGCATTCAATGTGTGGACTGCCGGCGGTGCGGAGCTGTACAGAAACAGGCCGGACGCCATGGGCGCTGTGATGTGCATTGCCTGCCATAACAGTCCGCATGCGTCATACCCCGCTGTCAACGCTTACGGACGCGACAGAGACAACATAGGCCCCATGCAGTACCAGAACGCACCCGGCCCCGTGGGGGCGGGCGGTAACTGCGCCGTGTGTCACACCAGAATGATGCAGACCGACGCGCATCATATGGGCCGGACTGACGGCTAG
- a CDS encoding glycosyltransferase family 9 protein: MNTLIINLTRFGDLLQTQPVISGLTARGHRVSLVCLENFAPATAMLRHVEAVYPLPGARLLSLMESGWHGGLSELWQWSRTVRSNAAPRTVLNLTASLSVRLLARHLTGADAQLHGFALDSEGFGHNTDPWSTFLQASTRMRGCSPFNIIDLFRMSAGLDGTQCPFELNSPADSVREAMNSTLQAHTGNLLRSGAMRHPPRGFVALQPGASEERRRWPVEYFARTGDMLWQSHGLCPVLLGSGAEAELGRRYAAAATAPHINLIGATDLPSLGAALLAARLLISNDTGTMHLAAGLGVPVLAIFLATAQPWDTGPYKEGMCSLEPDLPCHPCPFNSRCPHEHICRRHIQPATVHAMTARWLDTGVWSAQPEEKDARVWISRLRSDGFLDLESLSGHENTDRTVWVRLQRHFYSQFLDRAPAARFGTGTVRTINEPEQLLKPENDTLQAALDELAQADALLHLLQEQGNALRHRSVEMLKKRFLATWQKLQVLWDASPRFNVLGFLWMSETQEAGACLDTVLALAARYRTLITTWRTHLLREGI; this comes from the coding sequence ATGAACACGCTGATTATCAACCTGACCCGCTTCGGCGACCTGCTGCAGACCCAGCCCGTCATCTCCGGCCTCACAGCACGCGGGCACCGCGTCAGTCTGGTGTGTCTGGAAAATTTTGCTCCGGCCACGGCCATGCTGCGTCATGTGGAAGCGGTGTACCCGCTGCCCGGCGCGCGCCTGCTTTCGCTTATGGAATCAGGATGGCACGGCGGACTGAGCGAATTGTGGCAGTGGTCGCGCACCGTGCGCAGCAACGCCGCACCGCGGACAGTGCTCAATCTGACGGCATCGCTCAGTGTGCGGCTGCTTGCGCGGCATCTGACAGGTGCCGACGCGCAACTGCACGGCTTTGCGCTGGACAGTGAAGGTTTCGGGCACAACACCGACCCGTGGTCCACCTTTCTGCAGGCATCAACCCGCATGCGCGGCTGCAGTCCGTTCAATATCATCGACCTGTTCCGCATGTCCGCCGGTCTGGACGGCACGCAGTGCCCCTTTGAACTGAACAGCCCCGCGGACAGCGTGCGCGAAGCCATGAACAGCACGCTGCAGGCGCACACCGGCAACCTGCTGCGCAGCGGGGCCATGCGGCACCCTCCGCGCGGCTTTGTCGCCCTGCAGCCCGGCGCCAGCGAAGAACGCCGCCGCTGGCCGGTGGAGTATTTCGCCCGCACGGGTGACATGCTGTGGCAGTCTCACGGCCTGTGCCCCGTACTGCTGGGTTCCGGCGCCGAAGCGGAGCTGGGCCGCAGATACGCCGCAGCCGCCACTGCCCCGCACATCAACCTTATAGGTGCAACCGACCTGCCCTCACTGGGGGCCGCGCTGCTGGCAGCGCGGCTGCTCATCAGCAACGACACCGGCACAATGCATCTTGCGGCCGGGCTGGGGGTGCCCGTTCTGGCCATCTTTCTGGCCACAGCCCAACCGTGGGACACGGGCCCCTACAAAGAAGGTATGTGCAGTCTGGAACCGGACCTGCCCTGCCACCCCTGCCCTTTCAACAGCCGGTGCCCGCATGAACACATCTGCCGCAGGCACATACAGCCGGCCACAGTGCACGCCATGACGGCGCGCTGGCTTGATACAGGCGTCTGGTCCGCCCAGCCGGAGGAAAAAGATGCCCGTGTGTGGATTTCACGCCTGCGGTCCGACGGGTTTCTTGATCTGGAATCACTTTCCGGACACGAAAACACCGACCGGACGGTATGGGTGCGTCTGCAGCGCCATTTTTACAGTCAATTTCTTGACCGCGCACCGGCCGCCCGTTTCGGCACAGGCACCGTGCGCACCATCAACGAACCGGAACAATTGCTCAAACCGGAAAATGACACCCTGCAGGCCGCTCTGGATGAGCTGGCACAGGCCGACGCCCTGCTTCACCTGCTGCAGGAACAGGGCAACGCCCTGCGCCACCGCTCGGTGGAAATGCTGAAAAAACGTTTTCTGGCCACATGGCAGAAGCTTCAGGTGCTCTGGGATGCAAGCCCGCGGTTCAATGTTCTCGGCTTCTTATGGATGAGCGAAACGCAGGAGGCCGGAGCCTGTCTGGATACGGTGCTGGCACTGGCCGCCCGTTACCGGACCCTGATCACCACATGGCGCACGCATCTGCTCCGTGAAGGCATCTGA
- a CDS encoding potassium channel family protein gives MQKKLEVGIIGMGKFGQPLARTLLDNGHGVVALDRSETRVRQLQDDLPHIYAADATDIGVLQQLRFQDLDAVIVSVGGSMEASILVTLNLQEVGARRLYVKAVSNEHRKVLNRLGVDYVIQPEHDVATQLAHRLANPGMLDLLPFGGGVLLQEFTVDSWAGKTLLDLKLSNESGVMVVAIRYIGEREYTFVPSADRPLVKGDIMVVIGKVDDVARLKP, from the coding sequence ATGCAGAAAAAACTTGAAGTGGGCATCATCGGCATGGGAAAATTCGGCCAGCCGCTGGCCCGCACCCTTCTGGACAACGGACACGGCGTGGTCGCCCTTGACCGTTCAGAAACACGCGTCCGCCAGCTGCAGGACGACCTGCCCCACATATACGCCGCCGATGCCACAGATATCGGCGTGCTGCAGCAGCTGCGCTTTCAGGACCTTGATGCCGTCATAGTCAGCGTGGGCGGTTCCATGGAAGCATCCATTCTGGTGACGCTGAACCTGCAGGAAGTAGGCGCCCGGCGCCTGTATGTGAAAGCGGTAAGCAACGAACACCGCAAGGTGCTCAACCGGCTTGGGGTGGACTATGTCATACAGCCCGAGCACGACGTGGCCACGCAGCTGGCCCACCGGCTGGCCAATCCGGGCATGCTGGACCTGCTACCCTTTGGCGGCGGGGTGCTGCTGCAGGAATTCACAGTGGACAGCTGGGCGGGAAAAACCCTGCTGGACCTCAAGCTGAGCAACGAATCCGGCGTGATGGTTGTGGCCATACGATACATCGGCGAACGGGAATACACCTTTGTGCCTTCCGCCGACCGTCCGCTTGTCAAAGGCGACATCATGGTGGTCATCGGCAAAGTGGACGACGTGGCGCGGCTGAAGCCCTGA
- a CDS encoding TrkH family potassium uptake protein, translated as MRQKYLSPFWLPVYAFGIVIVAGACLLRLEDSLNGVSISFIDALFTATSAVCVTGLAVVDTPSTFSTTGRTVLMVLIQLGGLGIMTYSSLIFFLLRRRVSLTDKAAVGQVLLHDPSFDLGRFLTHMVIFTLCIELAGAAALMVLIPQDMPWFHALFHAVSAFCNAGFALFSDSLMRWEGHAGVNLVFMLLIIAGGLGFSVMEESVLRIRGEIPALSRHTRIVLRTTLWLIFGGAACLFLAELHSGGSADMPTRVLQALFQSVTARTAGFNTVDIGGMANVSLLVMLFLMFVGGSPGSCAGGIKTTTLRALSAFVAAQLSGRRQTVVMERALDDATMNKAITLFIFAVLTVTGATLALSITESAGGALAQEKGMFLELLFESVSAFATVGLSTGVTPQLSDPGKLIVTALMFIGRIGPIWLLSALQRFQHEPKYRWPETQLPIG; from the coding sequence ATGCGTCAGAAATATCTGTCACCCTTCTGGTTGCCGGTCTACGCATTCGGCATTGTCATTGTTGCCGGAGCGTGCCTGCTGCGGCTTGAAGACAGCCTCAACGGCGTGTCCATCAGCTTCATCGACGCTCTGTTCACCGCCACATCCGCGGTATGCGTCACCGGCCTTGCGGTTGTGGATACCCCGTCCACCTTTTCCACCACGGGCCGGACAGTGCTCATGGTTCTTATCCAGCTGGGCGGGCTGGGCATCATGACCTATTCCAGCCTCATTTTCTTTCTGCTGCGGCGCAGAGTGTCGCTGACGGACAAGGCCGCCGTGGGGCAGGTGCTGCTGCATGACCCTTCTTTTGATCTGGGGCGCTTTCTTACCCACATGGTCATTTTCACACTGTGCATCGAGCTGGCCGGCGCCGCGGCGCTCATGGTGCTCATTCCGCAGGATATGCCGTGGTTCCATGCGCTGTTCCATGCTGTTTCCGCTTTCTGCAACGCCGGTTTCGCCCTGTTTTCCGACAGTCTCATGCGCTGGGAAGGCCATGCAGGGGTCAATCTGGTGTTCATGCTGCTGATCATCGCCGGCGGGCTGGGCTTTTCCGTCATGGAAGAATCCGTGCTGCGCATCCGGGGCGAAATTCCCGCTCTCAGCCGTCATACGCGCATCGTGCTGCGCACCACGCTGTGGCTCATTTTCGGCGGCGCGGCCTGCCTTTTTCTGGCAGAACTGCACAGCGGCGGTTCCGCAGACATGCCCACCCGCGTGCTGCAGGCGCTTTTTCAATCCGTCACCGCCCGCACGGCAGGCTTCAACACCGTGGACATAGGCGGCATGGCCAATGTTTCGCTGCTGGTCATGCTGTTTCTCATGTTTGTGGGCGGTTCGCCCGGCTCCTGCGCCGGCGGCATAAAAACAACCACGCTGCGGGCGCTGAGCGCCTTTGTGGCGGCACAGCTTTCCGGCCGCCGTCAGACCGTTGTCATGGAAAGGGCGCTTGACGACGCCACCATGAACAAGGCAATCACCCTCTTCATCTTTGCGGTGCTCACCGTCACGGGGGCCACTCTGGCGCTTTCCATCACAGAATCGGCCGGCGGTGCGCTGGCGCAGGAAAAAGGCATGTTTCTGGAGCTGCTTTTTGAAAGCGTTTCGGCGTTTGCCACAGTGGGGCTTTCCACCGGTGTCACCCCTCAGCTGAGCGACCCCGGCAAGCTTATCGTCACCGCGCTTATGTTTATCGGGCGCATAGGGCCCATATGGCTGCTTTCCGCCCTGCAGCGCTTCCAGCACGAACCCAAGTACCGCTGGCCTGAAACCCAGCTTCCCATCGGTTAG
- a CDS encoding leucyl aminopeptidase, with product MDLRFQRGPSGEWKASVVLAFAFKGEDIRKQAQALIDVAPWLDIAPALNDFTGAAGETGVLYGHPKIAIPRIILCGLGERESYTVETLRKSVAAAMQKCRELKLETVGIDVQTLAGLPGDAARNVEEAVVSAYLPLYTYERFRTTRKEPLFTPSWISLFFAEDIDSTLRDAARRGESAAAGIFLTRDLVNGPANLVTPSFLEEQARKLAARYGFTVRSMTRQEIAAAGMGAFESVFKGAVEDARLLAIEYCPRGMEKEQPLVFVGKGVTFDTGGISLKPSANMGDMKSDMGGAGAIFGLFETIGQMGGQAGAASAGFTRRVIGVMPCTENMPDGQATRPGDVVTSLSGQTIEIINTDAEGRLILCDAMTWAQREYDPAVMVDLATLTGACLIALGTDVAAVFATDDALAETVRTRGGDVGDLYWRLPLWDRYFEDLKSDVADMKNVGGREGGTINAALFLKQFVDEGRRWAHLDIAGPAYRNKKSPLCPFGATGFAVRTLMQLALHGVPEPSGD from the coding sequence ATGGATCTCAGGTTTCAGAGAGGCCCTTCCGGAGAATGGAAAGCAAGCGTGGTGCTTGCTTTTGCCTTCAAGGGCGAAGACATACGCAAACAGGCACAGGCACTCATCGATGTGGCTCCGTGGCTGGACATCGCTCCGGCACTGAACGACTTTACGGGTGCCGCGGGCGAAACAGGCGTTCTGTACGGCCATCCCAAAATAGCCATCCCGCGCATCATTCTGTGCGGCCTGGGCGAACGGGAATCCTACACCGTTGAAACCCTGCGCAAGTCCGTGGCGGCCGCCATGCAGAAATGCCGCGAACTGAAGCTGGAAACAGTGGGCATAGATGTGCAGACCCTTGCCGGTCTGCCCGGCGATGCCGCGCGCAATGTGGAAGAAGCCGTGGTTTCGGCATATCTGCCGCTGTATACCTACGAAAGATTCCGCACCACGCGCAAAGAGCCGCTGTTCACCCCGTCGTGGATCAGCCTGTTTTTTGCGGAAGATATAGACAGCACGCTGCGAGATGCCGCCCGCAGGGGCGAATCGGCCGCAGCCGGTATTTTTCTGACCCGTGATCTTGTCAACGGTCCGGCCAATCTGGTGACACCGTCATTTCTGGAAGAACAGGCCCGCAAGCTGGCGGCCCGCTATGGTTTTACCGTGCGTTCCATGACCCGTCAGGAAATAGCCGCGGCGGGCATGGGGGCCTTTGAATCAGTTTTTAAGGGCGCTGTGGAAGATGCACGGCTGCTTGCCATCGAGTATTGCCCCCGCGGGATGGAAAAGGAACAGCCTCTTGTGTTCGTGGGCAAGGGCGTGACCTTTGATACCGGCGGCATCAGCCTGAAGCCTTCGGCCAACATGGGCGACATGAAAAGTGACATGGGCGGAGCGGGTGCCATTTTCGGCCTGTTTGAAACCATCGGTCAGATGGGCGGACAGGCCGGCGCTGCATCGGCCGGATTCACCCGCAGGGTCATCGGCGTGATGCCCTGCACCGAAAACATGCCCGACGGGCAGGCCACACGCCCCGGTGATGTGGTCACGTCACTTTCCGGACAGACCATCGAAATCATCAATACCGATGCCGAGGGCCGTCTGATTCTGTGCGATGCCATGACATGGGCGCAGCGGGAATACGATCCCGCGGTGATGGTCGATCTGGCCACGCTGACCGGCGCCTGCCTGATTGCGCTGGGAACCGATGTGGCAGCCGTGTTTGCCACCGATGATGCACTGGCAGAAACCGTGCGCACCCGGGGCGGCGACGTGGGAGACCTGTACTGGCGTCTGCCGCTGTGGGACAGGTACTTTGAAGACCTGAAAAGCGATGTGGCCGACATGAAGAACGTGGGCGGCCGCGAAGGCGGCACCATTAACGCGGCACTGTTTCTGAAGCAGTTTGTGGATGAAGGACGCCGCTGGGCGCATCTGGACATTGCCGGTCCTGCCTACCGCAACAAAAAAAGTCCGCTGTGCCCGTTCGGCGCCACCGGATTTGCCGTACGTACCCTGATGCAGCTTGCACTGCACGGCGTGCCTGAACCGTCCGGCGACTGA
- a CDS encoding GGDEF domain-containing protein, whose product MLKVASDFALALTVTLGVLLIWRLNDQITYILWLFALPPAAFFTFGTKRAAVALGLLLIALLLSPFVSPAAMPPETFSLSYFVRVIAAFFTLSLFSALGEYSRAHTQRTLVALTREMEQCACTDPLTGLLNRRGIYDRLNEERARATRSGSTFSVILCDVDHFKNVNDCFGHQCGDHVLHQLAEHFRRSVRGQDVVCRWGGEEFLFILPETDEQGALNLAEKLRSTVEQTPVNYHGMPIDITLSLGVQECTLTESPEFHIRVADQKLYIAKEHGRNKVVSGNIEELMPQELIA is encoded by the coding sequence ATGCTTAAAGTGGCAAGCGACTTTGCGCTGGCTCTTACCGTCACACTCGGCGTACTGCTTATCTGGCGTCTGAATGACCAGATAACATATATCCTCTGGCTTTTCGCACTGCCGCCTGCAGCGTTTTTCACCTTCGGTACAAAGCGTGCAGCTGTGGCGCTGGGGCTCCTCCTTATTGCGCTGCTGCTCAGCCCTTTTGTTTCTCCCGCAGCCATGCCGCCGGAAACGTTTTCGCTGTCTTACTTCGTGCGCGTAATTGCCGCTTTCTTTACTCTGAGCCTGTTTTCCGCACTGGGTGAATATTCTCGCGCACACACGCAACGGACACTGGTGGCCCTTACCAGAGAAATGGAACAATGCGCTTGCACCGACCCGCTGACAGGTCTGCTCAACCGGCGGGGCATATACGACAGACTTAACGAAGAACGGGCGCGGGCCACACGGTCGGGTTCCACATTTTCGGTGATACTGTGCGACGTGGACCACTTCAAAAACGTCAACGACTGTTTCGGCCATCAGTGCGGCGACCATGTGCTGCACCAGCTTGCCGAGCACTTCCGCCGCAGCGTGCGCGGGCAGGATGTCGTCTGCCGCTGGGGAGGCGAGGAATTTCTCTTCATTCTGCCGGAAACCGACGAGCAGGGAGCCTTGAATCTGGCGGAGAAACTGCGCTCCACCGTGGAACAGACGCCCGTCAATTACCACGGCATGCCCATAGACATCACACTGAGTCTGGGCGTGCAGGAATGCACCCTGACGGAAAGCCCCGAATTCCACATCCGCGTCGCGGACCAGAAGCTTTACATAGCCAAGGAACACGGCCGCAACAAAGTGGTCAGCGGCAACATAGAGGAACTGATGCCGCAGGAACTCATAGCCTGA
- the speA gene encoding biosynthetic arginine decarboxylase → MARKHTLQRWSAEDSAELYGIRNWGAGYFDVSAEGDVVVYPFGRSHKLNVSVPDIIRGMKERGLDMPVLLRIENILESRISLLHKSFRNAIESLGYQGGYRGVFPIKVNQQQQVIEKIATYGSMYHHGLEVGSKAELIAAISQAQDKEACIVCNGYKDEEFIDLGLHAVRMGFKCFFVLEMPRELELILRRSQQMGVRPLIGTRVKLASKAGGHWSDSGGELSTFGLTTAQIMDVVDRLQKEDMLDCFRLLHYHLGSQVPNIRDIRSAVMEATRVYAGLVSEGAAMGYLDLGGGLAVDYDGSHTNFVSSRNYTQDEYCTDIVEAVMSILDETGVPHPHIITESGRATVAYYSMLLFNILDVSGAEAFPDNLPDTLDESEPEMIRNLFEAFRGLTLRNLQECYNDALYYRDEIRRNFLDGRVTLRQRTLGERIFWALMRRVAEEKDKLRHVPKELAEIDRVLADVYYGNFSVFQSLPDSWAIEQLFPVMPVHRLREFPDRPAILSDITCDSDGRIDRFIDPQGVRNTIDLHSLNGEEYYLGVFLVGAYQETLGDLHNLLGDTNVVSIRVEEDGSIEYRRELLGDSVADVLSSVEYDPRRIMEQLRDTAEQAVREGRITPSERFGILQAYENGLRGYTYFER, encoded by the coding sequence TTGGCACGTAAGCACACTCTGCAACGGTGGAGCGCCGAAGACTCCGCCGAACTCTATGGCATCCGCAACTGGGGTGCCGGGTACTTCGATGTTTCCGCCGAAGGCGACGTCGTGGTGTATCCTTTCGGGAGGTCGCATAAGCTGAACGTCAGCGTTCCGGACATCATCCGGGGCATGAAGGAGCGCGGGCTTGATATGCCTGTGCTGCTTCGCATCGAGAACATTCTCGAATCACGCATCTCCCTTCTTCACAAATCATTCCGCAACGCCATCGAATCGCTCGGTTATCAGGGCGGCTACCGGGGCGTTTTTCCCATCAAGGTCAATCAGCAGCAGCAGGTTATCGAAAAGATAGCCACATACGGCTCCATGTACCATCACGGTCTGGAGGTCGGTTCCAAGGCGGAGCTTATCGCCGCCATCTCGCAGGCGCAGGATAAAGAAGCGTGCATTGTCTGCAACGGGTACAAGGACGAGGAGTTCATTGACCTGGGGCTGCATGCCGTCCGCATGGGGTTCAAGTGCTTTTTTGTGCTTGAAATGCCGCGTGAGCTTGAGCTTATTCTGCGGCGTTCGCAGCAGATGGGTGTGCGTCCGCTTATCGGCACCCGTGTTAAGCTTGCCAGCAAGGCGGGCGGTCACTGGAGCGATTCCGGCGGCGAGCTGTCCACTTTCGGCCTGACCACGGCGCAGATAATGGACGTGGTGGACCGGCTGCAGAAAGAGGACATGCTCGACTGCTTCCGCCTGCTGCATTACCACCTCGGTTCGCAGGTGCCCAATATCCGCGATATCCGCAGTGCCGTAATGGAAGCCACCCGCGTTTATGCAGGTCTGGTGTCCGAAGGTGCCGCCATGGGCTATCTTGACCTGGGCGGCGGCCTTGCCGTGGATTACGACGGGTCGCATACCAATTTCGTTTCCAGCCGCAACTACACGCAGGACGAGTACTGCACGGACATTGTGGAAGCCGTCATGAGCATTCTGGACGAAACAGGTGTGCCGCATCCGCATATCATCACGGAATCCGGCCGGGCCACCGTGGCGTATTATTCCATGCTGCTTTTTAACATCCTTGATGTGAGCGGCGCCGAAGCCTTTCCCGACAATCTGCCGGATACACTGGATGAAAGTGAACCGGAAATGATCCGCAACCTGTTCGAGGCGTTCAGAGGGCTTACTCTGCGCAACCTGCAGGAATGCTATAACGACGCGTTGTACTACCGCGACGAAATCCGCCGTAATTTTCTGGACGGACGGGTGACGCTGCGTCAGCGCACGCTGGGCGAGCGGATTTTCTGGGCACTCATGCGGCGTGTGGCGGAGGAAAAAGATAAACTCCGTCATGTGCCCAAAGAACTTGCCGAGATAGACCGTGTACTGGCCGATGTCTATTACGGCAACTTCAGTGTGTTCCAGTCGCTGCCCGACTCTTGGGCCATCGAACAGCTGTTTCCTGTCATGCCGGTTCACAGGCTCAGGGAATTTCCCGACCGTCCGGCCATTCTTTCGGACATCACCTGTGACAGTGACGGACGCATAGACCGCTTCATCGATCCGCAAGGGGTGCGCAATACCATTGACCTGCATTCCCTTAACGGCGAGGAGTATTATCTGGGCGTCTTTCTGGTGGGCGCGTATCAGGAAACGCTGGGCGACCTGCACAACCTGCTGGGCGACACCAACGTGGTCAGCATCCGCGTGGAAGAGGACGGCAGCATTGAATACCGGCGTGAACTGCTTGGTGATTCCGTGGCCGATGTGCTTTCCAGCGTGGAATACGATCCGAGGCGCATCATGGAACAGCTGCGCGACACGGCGGAACAGGCAGTGCGCGAGGGGCGCATCACCCCTTCCGAAAGGTTCGGCATTTTGCAGGCCTACGAAAACGGTCTGCGCGGATACACCTATTTCGAACGATAG
- a CDS encoding saccharopine dehydrogenase family protein — MAKVLILGAGGVGSVAAHKCAQAPDIFSEIVLASRTVSKCVAIADSIRQRTGRTIETAQVDADNVAEMVQLINAVKPDLVVNLALPYQDLPVMDACLETGVNYLDTANYEPPDTARFEYKWQWEYQDRFREKGLMALLGSGFDPGVTNVFAAHAVKHHFDEIHVLDIIDCNAGDHGYPFATNFNPEINIREVTARGRYWERGEWVETDPLSWSMQYDFPEGIGRKKCFLMYHEELESLVRNLPGIRRARFWMTFSDNYLNHLKVLENVGMTRIDPVRYNGQDIVPLQFLKELLPDPASLGPRTKGKTCIGNVMHGVKDGKEKSLYVYNVCDHEECYREVGSQAISYTTGVPAMIGAMMMVTGKWQGRGVFNMEQLDPDPFMEELNKRGLPWKEVILKG; from the coding sequence ATGGCAAAAGTGCTCATTCTCGGCGCCGGCGGTGTCGGCTCTGTTGCCGCGCATAAGTGCGCGCAGGCCCCGGATATTTTTTCAGAAATCGTGCTGGCAAGCCGCACGGTCTCCAAATGCGTCGCCATTGCCGATTCCATCCGGCAGCGCACCGGCCGCACCATAGAAACCGCTCAGGTGGATGCCGACAACGTGGCGGAAATGGTGCAGCTGATCAACGCGGTAAAGCCTGATCTGGTGGTGAATCTCGCCCTGCCGTATCAGGATCTGCCCGTCATGGATGCCTGCCTTGAAACCGGCGTCAATTATCTGGACACGGCCAACTACGAACCGCCGGACACTGCCCGTTTTGAATACAAGTGGCAGTGGGAGTATCAGGACCGCTTCAGGGAAAAAGGGCTCATGGCACTGCTGGGCAGCGGGTTTGATCCCGGTGTGACCAACGTGTTTGCCGCCCATGCCGTCAAGCACCATTTTGACGAGATTCATGTTCTCGACATTATCGACTGCAATGCCGGTGATCACGGCTATCCTTTTGCCACCAATTTCAATCCGGAAATCAATATCCGTGAAGTAACCGCCAGAGGGCGCTACTGGGAGCGCGGCGAATGGGTGGAGACCGATCCTCTTTCGTGGAGCATGCAGTATGATTTCCCCGAGGGCATCGGCAGGAAAAAGTGCTTTCTCATGTACCACGAAGAGCTTGAGTCGCTGGTGCGCAACCTGCCCGGCATCAGGCGCGCCCGGTTCTGGATGACGTTTTCAGACAACTATCTCAACCACCTGAAGGTGCTTGAAAATGTTGGTATGACCCGCATTGATCCCGTGCGCTATAACGGGCAGGACATTGTGCCGCTGCAGTTTCTCAAGGAACTGCTGCCCGATCCCGCATCGCTGGGCCCGCGTACCAAAGGCAAGACCTGCATCGGCAACGTGATGCACGGTGTCAAGGACGGCAAGGAAAAGAGCCTGTACGTATACAACGTGTGTGATCATGAAGAATGCTACCGCGAGGTAGGTTCTCAGGCCATTTCCTACACCACCGGCGTGCCCGCGATGATAGGTGCCATGATGATGGTCACCGGCAAGTGGCAGGGCCGCGGCGTGTTTAACATGGAACAGCTTGACCCTGACCCGTTCATGGAAGAGCTCAACAAGCGTGGTCTGCCGTGGAAAGAGGTTATCTTGAAAGGTTAG